DNA sequence from the Neisseria mucosa genome:
GGCAATATTCCGTTTATCGGCCTGGTCGTGCCGAACATCATCAGCCGCCTGATGGGTGACAAGCTGCGCCAAAGCCTGCCGGCAGTGGCCTTGCTGGGCGCGTCTTTGGTGTTGCTGTGCGACATTGTCGGACGCGTGATTGTGTTTCCGTTTGAAATTCCGGTCTCTACGGTTTTTGGCGTAATGGGGACGGTTTTATTTTTGTGGCTTTTATTAAGGAAACCAGCTCATGCCGTCTGAAAAAAATATCGATTTTATGGCAGGAAGCAGCCGTCCGTTGTGGGTCGCCTTTGCGCTGCTGCTGGTTTCCTGCGCCCTGTTTATGACGCTCAACGTCAAAGGCGATTGGGACTTTGTTTTAAACCTGCGCCTGACCAAACTTGCCGCGCTGCTGATGGTCGCCTATGCGGTCGGCGTGTCCACGCAACTTTTCCAAACGCTGACCAACAACCCGATTCTGACCCCTTCGATTTTGGGTTTCGATTCGCTGTATGTGTTTTTGCAGACCTTGCTGGTGTTTACGCTCGGCGGCGTGGGCTATGCTTCCCTGCCGTTGACGGGCAAATTCGGCTTTGAGCTGGTCATCATGATGGGCGGCTCGCTGCTGCTGTTTTACACGCTCATCAAACAGGGCGGACGCGATTTGTCGCGCATGATTTTAATCGGCGTGATTTTCGGGATTTTGTTCCGCAGCCTGTCGTCGCTGCTTTCGCGCATGATTGACCCCGAAGAATTTACCGCCGCGCAGGCGAATATGTTTGCCACCTTCAATACCGTCCACTCGGAATTGTTGGGCATCGGCGCAGTCGTGTTGCTCATCAGCGCCACCGTGATCTGGCGCGAACGCCACCGCCTCGACGTTTACCTGCTCGGCCGCAATCAGGCCATTAATTTGGGCATCAACTACACGCGCAATACCTTATGGCTGCTGCTATGGATCGCCGCGCTGGTTGCGACCGCGACCGCCGTTGTCGGCCCCGTGAGCTTTTTCGGCCTGCTGGTTGCCGCGCTGGCCAACCATTTCTCCCCGTCGGTCAAACATTCCGTCCGCCTGCCGATGACTTTTTGTGTCGGCGGCATCCTGCTGGTCGGCGGGCAAACCATCTTCGAACACTTCCTCGGCATGCAGGCCGTATTGAGCGTGGTCGTCGAA
Encoded proteins:
- a CDS encoding iron chelate uptake ABC transporter family permease subunit, which encodes MPSEKNIDFMAGSSRPLWVAFALLLVSCALFMTLNVKGDWDFVLNLRLTKLAALLMVAYAVGVSTQLFQTLTNNPILTPSILGFDSLYVFLQTLLVFTLGGVGYASLPLTGKFGFELVIMMGGSLLLFYTLIKQGGRDLSRMILIGVIFGILFRSLSSLLSRMIDPEEFTAAQANMFATFNTVHSELLGIGAVVLLISATVIWRERHRLDVYLLGRNQAINLGINYTRNTLWLLLWIAALVATATAVVGPVSFFGLLVAALANHFSPSVKHSVRLPMTFCVGGILLVGGQTIFEHFLGMQAVLSVVVEFAGGLVFLYLVLKKK